The following DNA comes from Camelina sativa cultivar DH55 chromosome 14, Cs, whole genome shotgun sequence.
atttggtttaagtcACCAAATCCtgattttggtaaaaataacggcggtctctatctctctctctcttcactttAACCTAAAACAAGTCTAGTCTAGTTCAATCAATGTGGTTCATACAGAGAagcttcgttttctttgtctgATTTGGAACCAAAGCTCAGATCATTGTagacgatatatatatatatccaagaGACTCgtttgttgaagatgatgatgatgctcctCAAGCCCTCCTTATCTTCTCAAGTTTCCAATCTCCGTGTCTCTGTATCGTTTCTTCACAGCGTGGGCGTGGCACTATCTTCAGATAGAGAGAAGCTCACCGTAGTAGAAAAAGACGATGACGACGCCGAAACTGTTTACCAGATGATCAATGGATCAAATCTGCAAGGAGATTTGAAGGAATCGTTGAGCTCGAGTGGAATCCACTTGTCCAAGGACTTAATCGATAAGGTTTTGAAAAGGGTAAGGTTTAGCCATGGGAACCCTCTGcgaaccctagagttttacagGTACGCTGATGCTAAAAGAGGGTTTTGTAATTCATCGTTTTCTCTAGACACAATGCTCTATATCCTCGGTAGAAGTCGACAGTTCGATCAAATTTGGGAGATTTTGACTGAGACTAAGCGAAAGGATCGATCTTTGATGTCGCCGAGGACTATGCAAGTGGTTTTAGGTAGAGTTGCTAAGTTGTGTTCCGTTAGACAAACTGTTGAGTCTTTCTGGAAGTTTAAGAGATTGGTTCCTGATTTCTTCGACACGGCTTGTTTCAATGCTCTCTTGAGAACTCTTTGCCAAGAGAAGACTATGACTGATGCTAGGAATGTGTATCATAGCTTGAAGAATCAGTTTCAGCCTGATTTGCATACGTTTAACATACTTTTATCTGGTTGGAAGTCATCGGACGAAGCTGAGGCTTTCTTTGAGGAAATGAAGGGAAAAGGGCTAAAGCCTGATGTGGTTACGTATAACTCTTTGATTGATGTGTATTGCAAGGATAGAGAGATGGAGAAAGCTTATAAGGTGATGGATAAGATGCGGGAGGAGGATGAGACTCCTGATGTTATTACTTACACAACTATCATAGGTGGTCTTGGGTTAATCGGTCAGCCTGATAAAGCTAGAGAGGTTTTAAATGAAATGAAGGAGTATGGATGTTATCCTGATGTTGCGGCTTATAATGCTGCTATTAGGAACTTTTGCATAGCGAGGAGGCTTGGGGATGCAGATAAGTTGGTGGATGAGATGGTGAAGAAGGGTTTGTCTCCGAACGCAACTACTTATAATCTGTTTTTTCGTGTTTTGTCGTTGGCAAATGATTTGGGACGGTCTTGGGAGCTCTATGAGAGAATGTTGGGAAATGGTTGTTTGCCGAATACACAATCTTGTATGTTCTTGATTAAGATGTTTAAGAGACACGAGAAAGTGGATATGGCGATGCGGTTGTGGGAAGATATGGTGGTAAAAGGCTTTGGTTCATATACTTTGGTTTCGGATGTGCTTTTGGATTTGCTTTGTGATTTGGCTAAAGTCGAAGAAGCTGAGAAGTGTTTGCTTGAGATGGTTGAGAAAGGTCATAGACCGAGTAATGTTTCCTTTAAAAGGATCAAGTTGTTGATGGAGCTTGCGAATAAGCACGACAAGGTTAATAACTTGAAACAAAAGATGGCTATATTCGGTACAGCGATTCCGCAATAACATATCTTACATTCTTCCCGCATTTTTCAAGAGCCAGTCGAGTCCTTCATGTAAACCGTCACCAGAGAGTGCACTTGAGCTCTGAGTATGCCTGACAAAACACACAGATCATTAGAAGAAATCAATCCTCTTCGAAGAATTAGAGTCTTGAAAGGTTTTCGTATCTTCTTACCAGTTTCTCTGCCAGATTTTCTTACGAAGAGAAGCGAGATCAAGCTTGTTTGTGATCTCAGAAGCAGACATAGCACCAGGAACGTCATGCTTGTTTCCATATACAAGAATAGCCACACTGTCCGGCACACTACCTTGTATCTGTTATTTATGACATTCAAGTATCAGATTATGTGACTTGGTCAATGTTTACAAGACAGGTTTGTTGTATGTTACTTACCTCATCAATCACCatgttaagaaaatattttgcctCTTCGATTCGATCTCTGTCTGTGCTATCGACTACAAGCACAAGCCCTGCTGCTTCGTGGAAGTAATGTTTCCATAATGGAATCATCTGAAGTGTTGTTTTCAGTTAACCCATTAATCAGGTATGATCTTCACATTTCTAAAATTAACAACTTTCTGTTACCTTGTAACGCTGTTGGCCGCCcacttcccaaaagctcaaggtTGAATCTTTGTAATTTATGCTTTCCACCTCAAATCCTAGAGAAACAACAATCCATTTTATAGAGAACTCATATAGAACAATGGGTTGAATTGATTGCTTTACTTACCAATGGTTGGCATGTTTGTTGTAAGGGTTTCTCCGGTTTTGAGTTTGTGCATGATTGATGATTTTCCGGTACCTTCAAGACCAAACAACACTATTCTCTGTTCGGTTTCTTGGAAAAAACCTGAAAATGGCTTTCCCAGAGTCATCCccatttctctttgttttttttggcaacgAAGTTGACTTTGTTTGGCTTTGGAAATCGCAGGGAGAGGCCTTAAGAGAGAGTTTCAAAGTCAAATGGTTGAAAGCTTAAGAGTTAAGAGTTGTGTAGTCCGTCTGATTCAAGATCCCAAGAATCAATCATAAAAAGTCAACCAGTTGACTTTGAATATCATTAGTTGTCCGATTCATATTGTTTATGCAACAATTAGTAGTGTATATTTGTAGATTTGGGACGGTCTTGGGAGCTCTATGAGAGAATGTTGGGAAATGGGTGTTTGCCGAATACACAATCTTGTATGTTCTTGATTAAGATGTTTAAGAGACACGAGGAAGTTGATATGGCGATGCGGTTGTGGTAAGATATGGTGGTAAAAGGCTTTGGTTCATATAGTTTGGTCTCGGATGTGCTTCTGGATCTGCTTTGTGATTTGGCTAAAGTCGAAGAAGCTGAGAAGTGTTTGCTTGAGATGGTTGAGAAAGGTCATAGACCGAGTAATGTTTCCTTTAAAAGGATCAAGTTGTTGATGGAGCTTGCGAATCAGCACGACAAGGTTAATAACTTGAAACAGAAGATGGCTATATTCGGTACAGCGATTCCGCAATAACAAAACTTACATTCTTCCAGCATTTTTCAAGAGCCAGTCGAGTCCTTCATGTAAACCTTCACCAGAGAGTGCACATGAGCTCTGTGTATGCCTGACAAAACACACAGATCATTAGAAGAAATTAACCCTCTTCGAAGAATTAGAGTCTTGAAAGGTTTTCGTATCTTCTTACCAGTTTCTCTGCCAGTTTTTGTTACGAAGAGAAGCAAGATCAAGCTTGTTTGTGATCTCTGAAGCAGACATAGCACCAGGAACGTCATGCTTGTTTCCATATACAAGAACAGCCACACTGTCCGGCACATTCCCTTGTATCTGTTATTTATGACATTCAAGCATCAGATTATGTGACTTGGTCAATGTTTACAAGACAGGTTTGTATGTTACTTACCTCATCAATCACCatgttaagaaaatattttgcctCTTCGATTCGATCTCTGTCTGTGCTATCGACTACAAACACAAGTCCTGCTACTTCTTGGATGCAATGTTTCCATAATGGAATCATCTGAAGTGTTGTTTTCAATAACCCATTAATCAGGTATGATCTTTCATATTTCTTAACTTAAACAACTTTCTCTTACCTTGTAACGCAGTTGGCCACCCTCTTCCCAAAAGCTTAAGGTTGAGTCTCTGTATTTTATGCTTTCCACCTCTAATCCTAGAAACAATGATCCATGATTTAGGAGAAGTCATATATAGAACAATGGGTTGATTGCTTTACTTACCAATTGTTCGAATGTTTGTGGTAAGGGTTTCTCCGGTTTTGAGTTTGTGCACTATTGATGACTTTCCGGTACCGTCAAGACCAAACAACACTATTCTCGGTTCGATTTGTTGGAAAAAACCTGAAAATGGCTTTCCTAGAGTCATCCCCATttctcttggaaaaaaaaaaaccggaaAGTGGCAACGAAGTTGACTTTGATTGGCTTTGGAAATCACAGGGAGAGGCCTTAAGAGAGAGTTTCAAAGTCAAATGGGTGAAAGCTTAAGAGTTAAGAGTTGTGTGCGTAGTCCGTCTAAGaatcaatcataataaaagTCAACCAGTTGACTTTGAACATCATTAGTTGTCCTTCATATTGTTTATGCAATTAGTAGagtattatttgttataacaATCTTGTTATGTTCGACCAGATACCAATTCCGGTCAGTAAAAAGCTCTTAAGTATTGATATAAGTAAAAGGTAGAGATACTTTACAAAAGTTGAACAAATTTGCTCTAATTACGGGTCTCCGGAATTTTCACATCcaagaatatataattaatttgtttggcATAAATTTCGTAATTTATTATTGGTAGAGATTTGATCTAGAGAATGTAATTATACAACATCTTGAGTAGATCAGACAGGATGTTCTAGTTCATGATTCTTTGCGTTTCAGCTTATTCGTCTCAAGGTTGATTTAATTCGACACATGTCTGAGTTTAGTCAAATGAGAGATTTATTAATCACAAACACTAAgtgaaacattaaaataaaaaaattaacaatagaTTAGTTTACTACAATGTAAGATTAAGATCTAAAGCCTTGTCTTGTTTTAgcttttctgcttcttcttcttcttcttgtttcaccTTTGTATCTTCTTCCTTGTGATCCGAAACAGTCATCAATGGCTTCAAATCCGTACGACACTGAGAGAAATCCTCCGGCTGAAACGCCGGAACTACTATACGGGACCTCTCTCCGCCGTTAGATTTCTTCCTACCGACGCTAGAATTTTCAGCTAACTCTTCTCGTCTACGTTTTCGTGCTTCTTGATAGTTTTTGATAAGCCTAAAGAAGGTATCaatcttcttatcttcttcatcttcgtcttctcttccTCTATCATCGATCGTCATCAtcgtctcttttctctctaCATTATCGTCCTTGTTCATGGTCTCTAGGGAGTAATTATATAGCTTAACTTGTTGTTTGGGATACATTTACAAAgtgagattgatttttttttttgttttggaggaGAGAGTGAAGAAGGCAAATATTCCTATTCGTTTGATGACTTtcttttaaaggagaaaatTTTAGTCGTCACGAAACTTCTTATGAAAAGACGAAAACACCACCTCTTTAGTCCtttgatttttggaaatttaCAAATGTATTTCTTTTGGACTCGTTGGggtaaaagagtaaaagaagatACGAACAGTTACAATTGCGTCAGGTGATGGGTTTGGATGACAAAGACGAGTACATAGAAGCAGTTACGAGATTACGTCATTGTAGTGACGTGATCTATAcaacacactctctctctctctctctacttggGAATGTAATTgcttttgaaattaaaaaagacTCAATCATCAAATACTTGACTTGATGCGTTTACTTTACTCGTGGTTGGTCTCCGAGAGATATTCTAGGAGATCTGAGTGTACagtatctttttattttgaacCGTTAGATTTGTTTTCCCAAGCATGTTTCTCAATCTAATGATGGAGATTGGAGAgtgagttttatatatataaacgtacTCTGCTTACgagtattatatttttgaatgatgagattttaaatctaataaaatctCATGTTGTCGGCCACTTGTACTAACAATTAGTACAAGTGTAAATTAATTTGCGAAATTTACTTGGAATAATAATTGCGGTTGaactatttttgttcttttagaTGAACGGTAATTGAATGATCTCTATTgatggtattaaaaaaaaaaaaaaaaaaaaaaNTTTGTTCTTCcacaattaattatatatatatttggtcaaaGTTTGtagatttgtaattttatagCATGGgttgttttattagttttgctattttgttttgcagctctctctagtttttttttttttagaacaacCTTAAgactttattcttttttatattttggatgCACCAAAAAATCCATTATCGATACAGTTGACAAAACGAACTATTTTCGACATAAACAAGGAAAAGCCCTATTCTCCCACATGCATATGTTTTTTAGCCTTTAGGAGGtcgattctttcttttctttggcaATCAGGATGTCAATATAACTGCATAGTCTGCATATCATCGGAAAGAAAAAATCGGAAAATATAGACCCAACGGGTTTAATCACGAATATTATTGTCATAGAGAAAAAAGCCTGATGGTCTACTCAGCGTCAGGGTTTAAATATAGGCCCAATGGGTTTAATGCTTGCTTGCTTGAATTTGTTAAAACGCTTCCTTTTATGGGGAAAAATAATATTCCTTTTACTTTCTTAAAATGAATAACCTgaagacgacaaaaaaaaaaaaaatgaataaccTGACTGGATACTCTACATATGTATAAGTATCTGAAAAGAATGTATAACCTGatgttctttggtttttttgcaAAAAGATTTGTAGGAGATTCTGCTTTTCTATACTGTAGCACTTATATATTCAAACATTTATAAACCTCTGGCACAAAACGATACTCGTACGTACACTCGTAAATCTATTAATTAACTGAGAAGTTTAAAGTAAGTGCATGGAGATGCATGCTGTTGGTCTGTTACTCTGTTAATTAAGCACATGTTAAGTTTGGTTCCCCTTCCCTGTAAAAGTACCCTTTTCTATGTTTCACATAATTactattcatttttatatttttttcttttcgtaagAAGTATCATTTCACATTTgcattttaaatcaatttttaccAATCTAAGCTTGATAATGAAATCTACATAAGAAGATTGCATATTCATATTCTAAAAGAATATTgtataaacaaaagagaattttaaatatttaaaaaacctaaaaaaaatgggtaaa
Coding sequences within:
- the LOC104738726 gene encoding ADP-ribosylation factor 1-like, with amino-acid sequence MGMTLGKPFSGFFQETEQRIVLFGLEGTGKSSIMHKLKTGETLTTNMPTIGFEVESINYKDSTLSFWEVGGQQRYKMIPLWKHYFHEAAGLVLVVDSTDRDRIEEAKYFLNMVIDEIQGSVPDSVAILVYGNKHDVPGAMSASEITNKLDLASLRKKIWQRNWHTQSSSALSGDGLHEGLDWLLKNAGRM
- the LOC104738725 gene encoding ADP-ribosylation factor 1-like, with the protein product MGMTLGKPFSGFFQQIEPRIVLFGLDGTGKSSIVHKLKTGETLTTNIRTIGLEVESIKYRDSTLSFWEEGGQLRYKMIPLWKHCIQEVAGLVFVVDSTDRDRIEEAKYFLNMVIDEIQGNVPDSVAVLVYGNKHDVPGAMSASEITNKLDLASLRNKNWQRNWHTQSSCALSGEGLHEGLDWLLKNAGRM
- the LOC104738728 gene encoding protein NIM1-INTERACTING 1-like yields the protein MYPKQQVKLYNYSLETMNKDDNVERKETMMTIDDRGREDEDEEDKKIDTFFRLIKNYQEARKRRREELAENSSVGRKKSNGGERSRIVVPAFQPEDFSQCRTDLKPLMTVSDHKEEDTKVKQEEEEEAEKLKQDKALDLNLTL
- the LOC104738727 gene encoding putative pentatricopeptide repeat-containing protein At1g02420; protein product: MMMMLLKPSLSSQVSNLRVSVSFLHSVGVALSSDREKLTVVEKDDDDAETVYQMINGSNLQGDLKESLSSSGIHLSKDLIDKVLKRVRFSHGNPLRTLEFYRYADAKRGFCNSSFSLDTMLYILGRSRQFDQIWEILTETKRKDRSLMSPRTMQVVLGRVAKLCSVRQTVESFWKFKRLVPDFFDTACFNALLRTLCQEKTMTDARNVYHSLKNQFQPDLHTFNILLSGWKSSDEAEAFFEEMKGKGLKPDVVTYNSLIDVYCKDREMEKAYKVMDKMREEDETPDVITYTTIIGGLGLIGQPDKAREVLNEMKEYGCYPDVAAYNAAIRNFCIARRLGDADKLVDEMVKKGLSPNATTYNLFFRVLSLANDLGRSWELYERMLGNGCLPNTQSCMFLIKMFKRHEKVDMAMRLWEDMVVKGFGSYTLVSDVLLDLLCDLAKVEEAEKCLLEMVEKGHRPSNVSFKRIKLLMELANKHDKVNNLKQKMAIFGTAIPQ